In a genomic window of Streptomyces sp. NBC_01231:
- a CDS encoding energy-coupling factor transporter transmembrane protein EcfT gives MGRSRAWRPGRVGTISGKPVSGRRHQRRAALHPGAWWLWALGLGTAATRTTNPLLLALLIATSAYVVAARRPDTPTAHSYSAFVKLALAVLLVRLLFAVVLGSPIPGTHVLVTLPEVPLPDWAQGIRLGGRVTAEGLLFALYDGLKLAALLICVGAANALANPARLLKSLPGALYEMGVAVVVALTFAPNLIADVQRLRAARRLRGRPDKGVRGLLHVGLPVLEGALERSVSLAAAMDARGYGRTADVPAPVRRTTAALTLGGLLGVCAGTYGLLTAEGGTYGLPVLIAGLAAALAGLHLGGRRSLRTRYRPDRWDVRAWLVAGSGAAVTALLTLAASRDPEALHPGVVPLVTPGLPLWPAAAILLGLLPALIAPAPVSASAPAPASASGPRSSLQPSLKTSPKSSLKEPS, from the coding sequence ATGGGTCGTAGCCGCGCGTGGCGTCCGGGCAGGGTCGGCACCATCAGTGGGAAGCCGGTGTCCGGCCGTCGGCACCAGCGCCGGGCCGCGTTGCACCCCGGTGCCTGGTGGCTGTGGGCCCTGGGCCTCGGCACCGCCGCCACCCGCACCACCAACCCCCTCCTGCTGGCCCTCCTCATCGCCACCTCCGCCTACGTGGTGGCCGCCCGCCGCCCCGACACCCCCACCGCGCACTCCTACTCCGCCTTCGTCAAACTCGCCCTGGCCGTCCTGCTCGTCCGCCTCCTCTTCGCCGTGGTCCTCGGCTCCCCCATCCCCGGCACGCACGTGCTCGTCACCCTCCCCGAAGTCCCCCTCCCCGACTGGGCGCAGGGCATCCGACTCGGTGGCCGGGTCACCGCCGAGGGGCTCCTCTTCGCGCTCTACGACGGTCTGAAGCTGGCCGCGCTCCTCATCTGCGTCGGCGCGGCGAACGCGCTGGCGAACCCGGCCCGGCTGCTCAAGTCCCTTCCGGGCGCCCTGTACGAGATGGGCGTGGCCGTCGTCGTCGCTCTCACCTTCGCCCCGAACCTCATCGCCGACGTCCAGCGACTGCGCGCCGCCCGCCGTCTCCGCGGCCGCCCGGACAAGGGCGTCCGCGGCCTCCTGCACGTGGGGCTCCCGGTGTTGGAGGGCGCTCTCGAACGGTCCGTCTCCCTCGCCGCCGCGATGGACGCCCGCGGCTACGGCCGTACCGCCGACGTCCCCGCCCCCGTCCGCCGTACGACCGCCGCCCTCACCCTCGGCGGCCTGCTCGGCGTCTGCGCGGGAACGTACGGCCTGCTGACCGCCGAAGGCGGCACCTACGGTCTCCCCGTCCTGATCGCCGGGCTCGCCGCCGCCCTGGCCGGTCTGCACCTCGGCGGCCGGCGTTCCCTCCGCACCCGTTACCGCCCCGACCGGTGGGACGTCCGTGCCTGGCTGGTCGCCGGGTCCGGTGCCGCCGTCACCGCCCTGCTGACCCTGGCCGCCTCCCGCGACCCGGAGGCGCTGCACCCCGGCGTGGTCCCTCTCGTCACCCCCGGCCTCCCCCTGTGGCCCGCGGCGGCCATCCTCCTCGGGCTCCTTCCCGCCCTGATCGCACCGGCGCCCGTTTCCGCTTCCGCTCCCGCTCCCGCTTCCGCTTCCGGGCCCAGGTCTTCACTCCAGCCCTCGCTCAAGACCTCACCCAAGTCCTCACTCAAGGAACCGTCGTGA
- a CDS encoding ATP-binding cassette domain-containing protein, giving the protein MIRFERVSVTYDGAAEPTVRDVDFEVPEGELVLLVGPSGVGKSTILGAVSGLVPHFTGGTLRGRVTVVGRDTRTHKPRELADVVGTVGQDPLSHFVTDTVEDELAYGMESLGLAPDVMRRRVEEILDLLGLADLRDRPIATLSGGQQQRVAIGSVLTPHPRVLVLDEPTSALDPAAAEEVLAVLQRLVHDLGTTVLMAEHRLERVIQYADQVALLPTPSAAPVLGTPAEIMAVSPVYPPVVGLGRLADWSPLPLTVRDARRRAGGLRERLTAREETHDEPATGPVTEPDPGPGPVAVAVAEPFRPSAPRPTTTANTPAADAPARASRWRLRKKPPAAPARTGTPTSGTRTPGTPTPGTPTADVRSLAVRRDRVQALRHIDLTVSPGETVALMGRNGAGKSTLLAALVGLVAPAAGSVRVGGAVPHRTAPRDLVRLVGLVPQEPRDLLYADTVAAECAAADRDAGATAGTCRALVSELLPGITDDTHPRDLSEGQRLALALAVVLTARPPLLLLDEPTRGLDYAAKARLVAVLRGLAAEGHAIVLATHDVELAAELAHRVVLLADGEVIADGPTADVVVGSPAFAPQVTKILAPRKWLTVAQVRKALS; this is encoded by the coding sequence GTGATCCGCTTCGAGAGGGTCTCCGTGACGTACGACGGGGCCGCCGAACCCACCGTCCGGGACGTCGACTTCGAGGTGCCGGAAGGCGAACTCGTCCTCCTCGTGGGCCCGTCCGGCGTGGGCAAGTCCACGATCCTGGGCGCGGTCAGCGGTCTCGTCCCGCACTTCACCGGAGGCACCCTGCGCGGCCGGGTCACCGTCGTCGGCCGGGACACCCGCACGCACAAGCCCCGAGAACTCGCCGACGTGGTCGGGACCGTCGGCCAGGACCCGCTCTCCCACTTCGTCACGGACACCGTCGAGGACGAACTCGCCTACGGCATGGAATCGTTGGGGCTCGCCCCGGACGTGATGCGCCGCCGCGTCGAGGAGATCCTCGATCTCCTGGGCCTTGCCGACCTGCGGGACCGGCCCATCGCCACCCTCTCCGGCGGCCAGCAACAGCGGGTCGCGATCGGCTCGGTCCTCACCCCGCACCCACGGGTCCTGGTCCTCGACGAGCCGACGTCCGCGCTCGACCCGGCGGCGGCGGAAGAGGTCCTCGCGGTGCTCCAGCGGCTCGTGCACGACCTCGGTACGACGGTCCTCATGGCCGAGCACCGCCTGGAACGCGTCATCCAGTACGCCGACCAGGTCGCCCTCCTCCCGACGCCCTCAGCCGCGCCGGTTCTCGGCACCCCGGCCGAGATCATGGCCGTATCACCGGTGTACCCGCCGGTGGTGGGCCTCGGCCGCCTCGCGGACTGGTCCCCCCTGCCCCTGACGGTCCGGGACGCCCGACGCCGAGCCGGTGGCCTTCGGGAACGACTGACCGCACGGGAGGAAACGCACGACGAACCGGCCACCGGCCCCGTCACCGAACCCGACCCAGGCCCCGGCCCCGTCGCCGTCGCCGTCGCCGAACCATTCCGGCCATCCGCTCCCCGCCCCACCACCACCGCCAACACCCCCGCTGCCGACGCCCCCGCCCGAGCCTCCCGCTGGCGCCTCCGCAAAAAGCCCCCGGCCGCCCCGGCCCGCACGGGCACACCCACAAGCGGCACCCGCACGCCCGGGACACCCACACCCGGCACCCCCACAGCCGACGTCCGCTCCCTCGCCGTCCGCCGCGACCGCGTCCAGGCTCTCCGCCACATCGACCTCACCGTCTCCCCCGGCGAGACCGTCGCCCTCATGGGCCGCAACGGCGCCGGGAAGTCCACGCTGCTCGCGGCGCTCGTCGGGCTGGTCGCGCCGGCCGCCGGGTCCGTCCGGGTCGGCGGAGCCGTACCGCACCGCACGGCCCCGCGTGACCTCGTACGCCTGGTGGGTCTCGTACCGCAGGAACCCCGGGACCTGCTGTACGCCGACACGGTCGCCGCCGAGTGCGCGGCCGCCGACCGGGACGCGGGCGCCACGGCGGGCACCTGCCGGGCGCTGGTCTCCGAGCTGCTCCCCGGCATCACCGACGACACCCACCCGCGCGACCTCTCCGAGGGGCAGCGTCTCGCGCTCGCCCTGGCCGTGGTCCTGACGGCCCGCCCTCCTCTGCTGCTCCTCGACGAGCCGACCCGGGGCCTGGACTACGCGGCGAAGGCGCGCCTGGTCGCCGTCCTGCGGGGGCTGGCGGCCGAAGGGCACGCGATCGTGCTGGCCACGCACGATGTCGAGCTGGCCGCCGAACTGGCCCACCGGGTGGTCCTGTTGGCCGACGGCGAGGTGATCGCGGACGGGCCGACGGCGGACGTGGTGGTCGGGTCCCCGGCCTTCGCCCCGCAGGTCACCAAGATCCTGGCGCCGCGGAAGTGGCTCACGGTGGCCCAGGTGCGAAAGGCCCTGTCTTGA
- a CDS encoding ECF transporter S component — protein MTAAHGTRQAGAIRLGLRSLLALVLVSAVGVVAFCWPFLAPPTSQVSAHAQDAPWLFAGLLVLLVAVVAATISESGLGPKAVAMLGVLAATGAALRPIGAGTAGIEPMFFLMVLSGRVLGPGFGFVLGSVTMFASALLTGGVGPWMPFQMLAMGWFTMGAGLLPGPDRLRGRAELGLLAGYGFLAAFAYGTVMNLAGWPFMQQNASNIAFAPDAAVPANLARFVAYCLATSLGWDLGRALVTVVLTFLIGPAILRALRRATRRAAFETPVTFDA, from the coding sequence TTGACCGCCGCGCACGGCACCCGCCAGGCCGGCGCCATCCGCCTCGGCCTTCGTTCCCTGCTCGCCCTCGTCCTGGTCAGCGCGGTCGGCGTGGTCGCTTTCTGCTGGCCGTTCCTCGCCCCGCCGACCTCCCAGGTCAGCGCGCACGCCCAGGACGCGCCGTGGCTCTTCGCCGGTCTGCTGGTCCTTCTGGTCGCCGTCGTCGCCGCGACGATCTCCGAGTCGGGGCTCGGCCCGAAGGCGGTGGCGATGCTCGGCGTGCTGGCGGCGACGGGGGCGGCGCTGCGGCCGATCGGGGCCGGGACGGCCGGTATCGAGCCGATGTTCTTCCTGATGGTGCTCAGCGGGCGGGTCCTCGGCCCAGGCTTCGGCTTCGTGCTCGGCTCGGTGACGATGTTCGCGTCGGCGCTGCTCACGGGCGGGGTGGGACCGTGGATGCCGTTCCAGATGCTGGCGATGGGCTGGTTCACGATGGGGGCGGGCCTGCTGCCGGGTCCGGACCGCCTGCGCGGCCGGGCGGAACTGGGTCTGCTGGCCGGGTACGGCTTCCTCGCCGCCTTCGCCTACGGCACGGTGATGAACCTGGCCGGCTGGCCGTTCATGCAGCAGAACGCGTCGAACATCGCCTTCGCCCCGGACGCCGCGGTCCCCGCCAACCTGGCCCGCTTCGTCGCCTACTGCCTGGCCACCTCACTGGGCTGGGACCTGGGCCGGGCCCTGGTCACCGTCGTGCTGACCTTCCTGATCGGCCCGGCGATCCTCCGCGCCCTGCGCCGCGCCACCCGCCGGGCGGCTTTCGAGACACCGGTCACTTTCGACGCGTAG
- a CDS encoding steroid 3-ketoacyl-CoA thiolase: protein MAAEPVIVEAVRTPIGRRGGALANLHPAYLLGETYRELLGRTGIPADAVEQIVGGTVTHAGEQSMNPARTAWLAVGLPYETAATTVDAQCGSSQQASHMVANMVAAGVIDVGVSCGVESMSRVPLGSGSKHGPGKPFPDEWNVDLPNQFEAAERIARHRGLTRENVDSLGLASQERAAVAWSEERFKRETFAVQVPTTEDEQRAGQGMWRLVDRDEGLRDTSMEALAGLKPVMPTAIHTAGNSSQISDGAAAIMWSSKRMARALKLRPRARIVAQALVGADPHFHLDGPIDATRAVLGKAGMSLKDIDLVEINEAFASVVLSWAQVFEQDLAKVNVNGGAIALGHPVGASGARLITTALHELERTDKEFALVTMCAGGALATGTIIQRL, encoded by the coding sequence ATGGCCGCGGAACCCGTGATCGTCGAAGCTGTACGCACCCCCATCGGCAGGCGCGGCGGCGCGCTCGCCAATCTGCACCCCGCCTATCTCCTGGGCGAGACCTACCGTGAACTTCTCGGCCGCACCGGCATCCCCGCCGACGCGGTCGAACAGATCGTCGGCGGCACGGTCACCCACGCCGGCGAACAGTCCATGAACCCCGCGCGCACCGCCTGGCTGGCCGTCGGCCTGCCCTACGAGACGGCCGCGACGACGGTCGACGCGCAGTGCGGTTCCTCCCAGCAGGCCTCGCACATGGTCGCCAACATGGTCGCGGCCGGGGTCATCGACGTCGGCGTCTCATGCGGCGTCGAGTCGATGTCGCGGGTGCCGCTGGGGTCCGGATCGAAGCACGGGCCGGGGAAGCCGTTCCCCGACGAGTGGAACGTGGACCTGCCCAACCAGTTCGAGGCGGCGGAACGGATCGCGCGACACCGCGGACTGACGAGGGAGAACGTCGACTCCCTCGGGCTCGCCTCCCAGGAGCGGGCGGCCGTCGCCTGGTCCGAGGAACGCTTCAAACGGGAGACGTTCGCGGTCCAGGTGCCGACCACCGAGGACGAGCAGCGCGCCGGACAGGGCATGTGGCGGCTCGTCGACCGCGACGAGGGCCTGCGCGACACGTCGATGGAGGCGCTGGCGGGACTCAAGCCGGTCATGCCGACGGCCATCCACACGGCGGGCAACTCCTCGCAGATCAGCGACGGCGCGGCGGCGATCATGTGGTCGTCGAAACGGATGGCGCGGGCACTGAAGCTGCGGCCCCGCGCGCGGATCGTCGCGCAGGCACTCGTCGGAGCGGACCCGCACTTCCACCTCGACGGACCCATCGACGCCACGCGCGCGGTGCTGGGGAAGGCGGGCATGTCCCTGAAGGACATCGACCTCGTCGAGATCAACGAGGCTTTCGCGTCCGTGGTGTTGAGCTGGGCCCAGGTCTTCGAACAGGACCTGGCGAAGGTCAACGTCAACGGTGGCGCGATCGCGCTCGGGCACCCCGTGGGGGCCAGCGGGGCCCGCCTCATCACGACGGCACTGCATGAACTGGAGCGCACGGACAAGGAGTTCGCGCTGGTGACGATGTGCGCGGGCGGCGCCTTGGCCACCGGCACGATTATTCAGCGGCTGTAG
- a CDS encoding cytochrome P450 produces MPCPAFPDGFDFTDPDLLQHRVPLPEFAELRRAEPVRWIPQTSNLAGFQDEGYWAVTRHADVKYVSTHPEIFSSYLNTAIIRFNEHIERDAIDAQRLILLNMDPPEHTRVRQIVQRVFTPRAIRALEDNLRSRALAIAASARARTGSFDFVTEVACELPLQAIAELIGIPQDDRAKIFDWSNKMISYDDPEYAITEEVGAESATELIAYAMNMAADRKQCPAKDIVTTMVAAEDEGNLSSDEFGFFVLMLAVAGNETTRNAITHGMHAFLTHPEQWELYKRERPATTAEEIVRWATPVNSFQRTATRDTELGGKQIKKGDRVGLFYASANHDPDVFENPDAFDITRDPNPHLGFGGGGPHYCLGKSLAVLEIDLIFNAIADAMPTLKPTGDPRRLRSAWINGVKELQVSTG; encoded by the coding sequence ATGCCCTGTCCAGCTTTCCCCGACGGGTTCGACTTCACCGATCCCGACCTGCTGCAACACCGCGTCCCCCTCCCGGAGTTCGCCGAGCTGCGCCGGGCCGAACCGGTCCGCTGGATCCCCCAGACGAGCAACCTCGCCGGGTTCCAGGACGAGGGGTACTGGGCCGTGACGCGGCACGCGGACGTCAAGTACGTCTCCACGCACCCGGAGATCTTCTCCTCGTACCTCAACACGGCGATCATCCGTTTCAACGAGCACATCGAGCGGGACGCGATCGACGCCCAGCGGCTGATCCTGCTCAACATGGACCCGCCGGAGCACACCCGGGTCCGGCAGATCGTGCAGCGGGTGTTCACGCCGAGGGCCATCCGGGCGCTGGAGGACAATCTGCGCTCCCGCGCCCTCGCGATCGCGGCGAGCGCCCGCGCCCGCACCGGCTCCTTCGACTTCGTCACGGAAGTCGCCTGCGAGCTGCCCCTCCAGGCCATCGCCGAGCTCATCGGCATCCCGCAGGACGACCGGGCCAAGATCTTCGACTGGTCCAACAAGATGATCTCGTACGACGACCCGGAGTACGCGATCACCGAGGAGGTCGGCGCGGAGTCGGCCACCGAACTCATCGCGTACGCCATGAACATGGCCGCCGATCGCAAGCAGTGCCCGGCGAAGGACATCGTGACCACGATGGTCGCGGCCGAGGACGAGGGCAACCTCAGCTCGGACGAGTTCGGGTTCTTCGTGCTGATGCTGGCCGTGGCGGGCAACGAGACCACGCGCAACGCCATCACCCACGGCATGCACGCCTTCCTCACCCATCCCGAGCAGTGGGAGCTGTACAAGAGGGAGCGGCCCGCGACGACGGCCGAGGAGATCGTGCGGTGGGCCACTCCCGTCAACTCCTTCCAGCGCACCGCCACCCGGGACACCGAACTGGGCGGCAAGCAGATCAAGAAGGGTGACCGGGTGGGGTTGTTCTACGCCTCCGCCAACCACGATCCCGACGTCTTCGAGAACCCGGACGCCTTCGACATCACCCGCGATCCCAATCCGCACCTCGGGTTCGGGGGCGGGGGCCCGCACTACTGCCTGGGCAAGTCCCTCGCCGTCCTGGAGATCGACCTCATCTTCAACGCGATCGCCGACGCGATGCCGACGCTGAAACCGACAGGCGATCCGCGCCGGCTGCGGTCGGCGTGGATCAATGGGGTGAAGGAGCTCCAGGTCAGCACGGGTTGA
- a CDS encoding glycosyltransferase family 39 protein, which yields MAVLGPAVTALASGLWGIGRQDSMWRDESVTYQVAHRSLGDLWGLLHHIDAVHGLYYLLMHAVFGLWDGGPVALRLPSVLATALAAAGVGAIGTRLAGPRTGTLAGLVFALLPVTQMYAQEGRSYALVTAGVTWATYFLVRATEAPGTRARWWTAYGLTLSLACWLHEFAAPALVAHGLTLWWSRAPRTVWRSWGIASSCVAVSLSPLAWASVGQADAQLGWLGRPSVSMWLQFLAVSAAGALLCRFLTHEGSGEGHAGTAALARLSLPLLVAPTGLLMVLSLVKPWYVDRYVLYTMTGLALPAGAALSRAIGLRHHLAPAARALTACLSAAVAVAVLLPWSLLVRSPESRKDDVVAVAHAVEKTAHDGDGVLFMPARRREWLLSHPEVYGRLDDLALAESPAASRTLQGTELPAADIRHRLLASDRVIALTDPSGQPLDPFPQEEVKRKTLRTDFQVCERTRVRGAQIVVHARPGHCAP from the coding sequence GTGGCGGTCCTCGGTCCGGCCGTGACGGCACTGGCGTCAGGCCTGTGGGGGATCGGCCGGCAGGACAGCATGTGGCGCGACGAGTCGGTCACCTACCAGGTGGCCCACCGGTCGCTGGGCGACCTGTGGGGACTGTTGCACCACATCGACGCGGTGCACGGCCTGTACTACCTGCTCATGCATGCCGTGTTCGGCCTGTGGGACGGCGGTCCTGTGGCCCTGCGGCTGCCGTCCGTGCTCGCGACCGCCCTCGCCGCGGCCGGCGTCGGGGCGATCGGGACCCGGCTCGCCGGGCCCCGGACCGGCACACTCGCGGGACTGGTCTTCGCGCTGCTGCCGGTCACCCAGATGTACGCGCAGGAGGGACGCTCCTACGCCCTGGTCACCGCGGGCGTCACCTGGGCGACGTACTTCCTCGTCCGCGCCACCGAGGCACCCGGCACGCGGGCCCGCTGGTGGACGGCGTACGGCCTCACGCTCTCCCTCGCCTGCTGGCTGCACGAGTTCGCGGCGCCGGCCCTGGTGGCGCACGGGCTGACCCTGTGGTGGTCGCGTGCGCCGAGGACGGTGTGGCGGAGCTGGGGGATCGCGTCTTCCTGCGTGGCTGTGAGCCTGTCGCCGCTTGCGTGGGCGAGCGTGGGGCAGGCGGACGCGCAGCTGGGTTGGCTCGGGCGTCCGAGCGTGAGCATGTGGCTGCAGTTCCTGGCCGTTTCGGCGGCAGGCGCGCTGCTGTGCCGGTTCCTCACCCATGAGGGTTCGGGCGAGGGGCACGCCGGGACCGCAGCCCTGGCCCGTCTCTCCCTCCCGCTGCTGGTCGCCCCGACCGGCCTGCTGATGGTCCTCTCCCTGGTCAAGCCGTGGTACGTCGACCGGTACGTGCTGTACACGATGACCGGCCTCGCGCTCCCGGCCGGAGCCGCGCTGTCCCGGGCGATCGGGCTACGGCACCACCTCGCCCCCGCCGCCCGCGCACTGACCGCCTGTCTGTCGGCGGCCGTGGCCGTCGCGGTCCTGCTGCCGTGGTCGCTGCTGGTCCGCTCGCCCGAGAGCCGCAAGGACGACGTCGTCGCGGTCGCCCACGCCGTGGAGAAGACCGCGCACGACGGCGACGGCGTGCTGTTCATGCCGGCCCGGCGCCGCGAGTGGCTGCTCTCCCACCCCGAGGTCTACGGCCGCCTCGACGACCTGGCGCTCGCCGAGTCCCCGGCCGCCTCCCGCACCCTCCAGGGCACCGAACTCCCCGCCGCCGACATCCGCCATCGCCTCCTGGCGTCGGACCGTGTCATCGCCCTGACGGACCCCTCCGGCCAGCCGCTCGACCCGTTCCCGCAGGAGGAGGTCAAGCGGAAGACGCTCAGGACCGACTTCCAGGTCTGCGAGCGCACCCGGGTGCGCGGCGCGCAGATCGTCGTCCACGCCCGCCCCGGCCACTGCGCACCGTAG
- a CDS encoding phosphatase PAP2 family protein, producing the protein MANAEHSGRTVEALGATAVGPAVTAQARLRAARLALWFVAAVLAAREVAIVLRTPRGERLTDLETWVGPNGVLHVNGSLYDSTSFTGTPFAGLVLKPLTRTAEQALGWGWTFGTLLLVVALGLVAARARPQPVSRRTSLLAAPVAISLLMLSLPIRNALHLGQTSIIPVLLVLLGLFAVRGQRASGALIGFAAALQPTVLLFAPLLWFTGRRKAALSTGLTFLGCTAVAWAAMEHDSYTYWVHHLAGTGLGGNADDLANQSLHGALLRTGLSGPLEISLFLLLGAGVAVLGLRRAVRYARDGQLLLAVAITGCAAIAVSPTTWQHQLLWVLLAVVGRVGKRTSDRYVWPVAVVLVMTLPAKMMLPDMPALYGLRDNVVLLAAVVAATVVPFLSRTSPHYRSPVPTAYAPQLPARFRHVPLLPFLRRVLARPSLLLELLLIRVTYAAYGQVRVVVTADRTTAESHGRQIHSLEKWLSVDIERWANHTVVKVDWLRGFFDFYYASFHFVVPLTILAVLYVRRPAHYRWARSALGLATLLGLLGFWLYPLAPPRLMPGSGFIDTVHGVQDFSKPDYGAMTEVTNQYAAMPSLHFGWSLWCGIVIAVLAPKWWMKLLGLLHPLLTVSAIVATANHWVLDAVGGAAVVGAGFGLTYLLTGPRAAAAAAAAVAGEGRRTDTRAAQADRAPLGP; encoded by the coding sequence GTGGCGAACGCGGAGCACAGCGGGCGAACGGTGGAAGCTCTCGGAGCGACGGCCGTCGGCCCGGCCGTGACTGCTCAGGCCCGTCTGCGGGCGGCGCGGCTGGCCCTGTGGTTCGTCGCCGCCGTCCTCGCCGCACGAGAGGTGGCCATCGTCCTCAGGACACCCCGGGGCGAGCGCCTGACGGATCTGGAGACGTGGGTCGGCCCCAACGGCGTCCTCCATGTGAACGGCTCGTTGTACGACTCGACGAGCTTCACCGGTACACCCTTCGCCGGACTGGTGCTGAAGCCGCTCACCAGAACCGCCGAGCAGGCCCTCGGCTGGGGCTGGACCTTCGGCACCCTGCTGCTGGTCGTCGCCCTCGGCCTGGTCGCCGCCCGCGCCCGGCCCCAGCCGGTGAGCAGACGCACCTCCCTGCTCGCCGCACCGGTCGCGATCAGCCTGCTGATGCTGTCGCTGCCGATACGCAACGCCCTCCACCTCGGCCAGACCAGCATCATCCCGGTCCTGCTCGTGCTGCTCGGCCTGTTCGCCGTACGCGGCCAACGCGCCAGCGGGGCGCTGATCGGCTTCGCGGCGGCCCTGCAGCCCACCGTGCTGCTCTTCGCCCCACTGCTGTGGTTCACCGGCCGCCGCAAGGCAGCGCTCTCCACCGGCCTGACGTTTCTCGGATGCACCGCCGTCGCCTGGGCGGCGATGGAGCACGACTCGTACACCTACTGGGTGCACCACCTGGCCGGCACCGGCCTGGGCGGCAACGCCGACGACCTCGCCAACCAGTCCCTGCACGGCGCCCTGCTGCGCACGGGCCTGTCCGGACCGCTGGAGATCAGTCTCTTCCTCCTGCTCGGCGCGGGCGTCGCCGTCCTCGGCCTGCGTCGCGCGGTGCGCTACGCCCGCGACGGACAACTGCTGCTCGCCGTCGCGATCACCGGCTGCGCCGCGATCGCCGTCTCGCCGACCACCTGGCAGCACCAGCTGCTGTGGGTGCTGCTCGCGGTCGTCGGCCGGGTCGGCAAGCGGACCTCCGACCGGTACGTGTGGCCGGTCGCCGTCGTCCTGGTGATGACGCTGCCCGCGAAGATGATGCTGCCGGACATGCCCGCGCTGTACGGCCTGCGGGACAACGTGGTGCTGCTGGCCGCCGTCGTCGCCGCCACCGTCGTCCCGTTCCTGTCGCGCACCTCGCCGCACTACCGGTCACCGGTCCCGACCGCGTACGCGCCACAGCTGCCCGCCCGCTTCCGGCACGTCCCGCTGCTGCCCTTCCTGCGCCGGGTCCTCGCCCGCCCGAGCCTGCTGCTGGAACTGCTGCTCATCCGCGTCACCTACGCCGCCTACGGCCAGGTCCGCGTCGTGGTGACCGCCGACCGGACCACCGCCGAGAGCCACGGCCGCCAGATCCACTCGCTGGAGAAGTGGCTGTCCGTCGACATCGAGCGCTGGGCCAACCACACCGTGGTGAAGGTGGACTGGCTGCGGGGCTTCTTCGACTTCTACTACGCGTCCTTCCACTTCGTCGTCCCCCTCACGATCCTCGCCGTCCTCTACGTCCGCCGCCCCGCCCACTACCGCTGGGCACGCTCCGCGCTGGGCCTCGCCACCCTGCTCGGCCTGCTCGGCTTCTGGCTCTATCCGCTGGCCCCGCCGCGCCTGATGCCGGGCTCCGGCTTCATCGACACGGTGCACGGCGTCCAGGACTTCTCCAAGCCGGACTACGGCGCGATGACCGAGGTCACCAACCAGTACGCGGCGATGCCCTCACTGCACTTCGGCTGGTCCCTGTGGTGCGGCATCGTGATCGCGGTCCTGGCGCCCAAGTGGTGGATGAAGCTCCTGGGCCTGCTGCATCCGCTGCTCACCGTGTCCGCGATCGTGGCGACCGCCAACCACTGGGTCCTCGACGCCGTCGGCGGCGCGGCCGTGGTCGGCGCGGGCTTCGGCCTGACGTACCTGCTGACGGGACCACGCGCGGCGGCCGCGGCGGCCGCCGCCGTCGCCGGCGAAGGGCGACGCACCGACACCCGGGCCGCGCAGGCCGACCGGGCACCCCTCGGCCCTTGA